In Brevibacillus brevis NBRC 100599, a single genomic region encodes these proteins:
- a CDS encoding helix-turn-helix domain-containing protein, producing MGQGKTVQRSLRSEVEHHLKERGYTLTKLGEITGINQGVLSDIFNRTPSRAMTIGHLDALAVAFNQAPGWLYDLYVTECIVEGKVSRSRVVPYLVRCAEIGRQDCIELIVPILLDNQKNLSILFSVAEKLFTNGKRQESIPFYQLVIESEKDSHCDRFVMSQYRLFRAVQGGADSEKKWKAVICFHPYRNRLPENYQLDALLQLANVCFTLHNWKEVERYADELKELATVIYNEEIQRWEIDGVRGILETERHLVVYYGQGFLLKGLALQLQERYEEAISYVQAYAELGWFEFRDDLAEMEIEKFRGWAKANNYTLNLLMGRTELLSEYVNHLANNPPEILAGMFTIMETANRFGLSVDDIVERFSKEIACFQDYKDPFSLTRHLHFRYHLAIYQLDKGRVAEGITETLRCLALASKMMEQEKFQSCVAMFWKYRHSASDQQIDEFQNILEGRNK from the coding sequence ATGGGGCAAGGCAAGACAGTTCAACGATCGTTACGTTCAGAAGTTGAGCATCACCTAAAAGAGCGTGGTTACACACTGACTAAACTTGGCGAGATAACAGGTATTAATCAGGGAGTACTGAGCGATATTTTTAATCGAACTCCTTCTCGGGCTATGACGATTGGTCATCTGGATGCACTTGCTGTAGCTTTTAATCAAGCCCCTGGATGGCTTTATGATCTGTATGTAACGGAATGTATCGTCGAGGGAAAAGTGTCTCGTTCACGAGTTGTTCCCTATCTGGTTCGATGTGCAGAAATAGGCAGGCAGGATTGTATCGAGTTAATTGTCCCTATACTTTTGGATAATCAGAAAAACCTGTCCATCCTGTTTTCCGTGGCTGAGAAGCTTTTTACAAATGGGAAGCGACAGGAGTCAATCCCGTTTTATCAACTTGTTATTGAATCGGAAAAAGACAGCCATTGTGATCGTTTTGTAATGTCTCAGTATAGGCTTTTCCGTGCAGTGCAAGGGGGAGCTGATTCAGAGAAAAAGTGGAAGGCTGTCATCTGTTTTCACCCTTATCGAAACAGGTTGCCTGAAAATTATCAATTAGATGCGTTACTACAATTAGCAAATGTGTGCTTTACGCTCCATAACTGGAAGGAGGTAGAGCGATATGCAGATGAACTAAAAGAGTTAGCAACCGTGATCTATAATGAAGAAATACAAAGATGGGAAATTGATGGAGTGAGGGGAATACTTGAAACAGAGCGCCATCTTGTCGTGTATTATGGACAGGGCTTCTTACTAAAGGGACTCGCTTTACAATTACAAGAGCGGTATGAAGAAGCCATTTCTTATGTACAAGCGTATGCTGAGCTGGGCTGGTTTGAATTCCGTGATGATCTAGCTGAAATGGAAATTGAAAAGTTTCGTGGATGGGCGAAAGCGAATAATTACACTCTGAATTTATTAATGGGGCGTACAGAGTTACTTTCTGAGTATGTTAATCATCTTGCTAATAACCCACCTGAAATTTTAGCGGGTATGTTTACCATTATGGAGACAGCCAATCGATTCGGACTATCTGTAGATGACATTGTGGAGCGTTTTTCTAAGGAAATTGCTTGCTTTCAAGATTATAAAGACCCTTTTAGTCTTACCCGCCATCTTCATTTTCGGTATCATTTGGCGATATATCAGCTCGATAAGGGGCGAGTTGCAGAAGGTATTACAGAAACACTACGCTGCCTTGCGTTAGCGAGTAAGATGATGGAGCAGGAAAAGTTCCAAAGCTGTGTCGCTATGTTCTGGAAATATAGACATAGTGCTTCTGACCAGCAGATAGATGAATTCCAAAACATTTTGGAAGGGAGAAATAAATAA
- a CDS encoding aspartyl-phosphate phosphatase Spo0E family protein: protein MNTIGAIAHEKGVPSHCQVNGTPTGGAARAPINKCITQSLDREGGTYHDIEHLKNIVEQLREQLEQLYLEKNDLLDDEVVELSQKLDQYILLIQSKMMLKNRN from the coding sequence GTGAATACCATAGGAGCTATTGCACACGAAAAGGGCGTTCCATCCCATTGCCAGGTAAACGGAACGCCCACAGGAGGAGCAGCTAGAGCTCCTATAAATAAATGTATCACGCAATCCTTAGATCGGGAAGGAGGAACTTATCACGATATAGAGCACTTGAAAAACATTGTGGAACAATTGCGTGAACAACTGGAGCAACTATATTTAGAGAAGAATGATTTGTTGGACGATGAAGTCGTAGAATTAAGCCAGAAATTAGATCAGTACATTCTGCTAATTCAATCAAAAATGATGCTAAAAAATAGAAACTAA
- a CDS encoding glycoside hydrolase family 73 protein, with the protein MTQQEFIAKIAPAAVADMKKTRVPASLTIAQAILESNWGKSGLTINANNLFGIKGTGTAGSVNMPTTEYVGSTPIKTSAEFRKYNNLAESIADHSALILNGTRDKPTRYHGVLGADYKIACQKIKEGGYATDPTYPQKLINLIETYNLHQYDVDKSGNSVDKKQPELKLELEQWEREAGLKAIDSLAAKGLLNDPAVWKQRLADDPAGMLTELPWLMFTLLDRMMNR; encoded by the coding sequence ATGACCCAGCAAGAGTTTATCGCAAAAATCGCGCCTGCAGCTGTTGCCGATATGAAAAAGACACGGGTACCAGCCTCGCTGACCATTGCCCAGGCGATCTTGGAAAGCAATTGGGGAAAAAGTGGATTAACCATCAATGCCAACAACCTGTTTGGTATCAAAGGAACCGGCACCGCGGGCAGCGTTAACATGCCGACTACGGAGTATGTAGGATCGACCCCAATTAAAACAAGCGCGGAATTCCGGAAATACAATAACTTGGCCGAATCGATTGCCGATCACTCAGCCCTTATCCTGAACGGTACAAGGGACAAACCTACTCGATACCATGGCGTCCTTGGGGCTGATTACAAGATAGCCTGCCAGAAGATCAAAGAAGGCGGGTATGCGACTGATCCGACCTATCCACAGAAACTGATCAACTTGATCGAAACGTATAACCTTCACCAGTATGATGTCGATAAGTCTGGCAACTCTGTGGATAAGAAACAACCAGAATTAAAGCTGGAGCTGGAGCAATGGGAACGAGAAGCTGGCTTGAAGGCGATTGACAGCCTTGCTGCCAAGGGACTGTTAAATGATCCTGCTGTTTGGAAGCAGCGTTTAGCTGACGATCCAGCAGGTATGTTGACTGAATTGCCCTGGCTTATGTTTACACTTTTAGATCGTATGATGAATAGATAA
- a CDS encoding phage holin family protein, with amino-acid sequence MKETDLLALVSQYLLDEILIVVVALLLIGTMLKKTPRVADWLIPWLLTVSGVGLAWGVMGAISVQATIQGILAAGIATLGHQLWKQTFVKREGDQ; translated from the coding sequence ATGAAAGAAACGGACCTGTTGGCATTGGTCAGCCAATACCTACTGGATGAAATTTTGATTGTTGTAGTCGCACTGTTGTTGATTGGAACGATGCTCAAGAAAACGCCACGGGTAGCTGACTGGTTAATTCCTTGGCTTTTGACTGTAAGCGGTGTTGGACTAGCTTGGGGAGTGATGGGAGCAATAAGTGTGCAAGCGACGATTCAGGGCATTCTCGCTGCTGGGATCGCAACACTGGGGCACCAGTTGTGGAAGCAGACATTTGTAAAAAGGGAAGGTGATCAATAA
- a CDS encoding hemolysin XhlA family protein has translation MSNNEMQVLSDIRERIVRVETKLDSMTDVRVTAEEAKEKANEALQYGKSAHHRLNEVADNQKWLWRTVIGALIAGAIALLWKGMN, from the coding sequence ATGTCAAACAATGAGATGCAGGTACTATCTGATATCAGAGAGCGGATTGTCCGAGTAGAGACAAAACTGGACTCTATGACTGATGTTCGTGTTACAGCGGAAGAGGCGAAAGAGAAAGCGAATGAAGCACTACAATACGGGAAATCAGCACATCATCGATTGAATGAAGTTGCTGATAATCAAAAATGGCTCTGGCGTACGGTAATTGGTGCGCTGATTGCTGGAGCAATAGCGTTGCTGTGGAAGGGGATGAACTAA
- a CDS encoding polysaccharide deacetylase family protein, whose protein sequence is MAWSSPATDKKNKDLILAQVRDFKKGRLVEPFSDTNSWLKAYGGGSVSFNNGKLQITSTGTSIAARRNVLLNLSGAKTLKIRFYVDNLTDIYEFQLYLAHDTGYAEFLGYTVRGWRMAQGWNEHIIDVSKLEPVGAASLTRDIVSMQIRIKSNDNTTASIIFDSIIRDESQRGKVIFMFDDGWSSQYTEAFKYMGKYNLPGVIAVIPSHVGWSGYCTLQQLKEMYAYGWDMANHTMNHTTLKDLKDTAEIEKEVTDAEKWLNANGFPRASNILAYPYGAYDARVLQVMQSRRAGRTVQEDTATTPPPDKRTIKIRNVEHTITPATLKGHIDDAAKVGGVCLFMFHKIVSGEASSSIEYNVSNFQEVVDYAYSRRNDIDTVTMSEWLDSCGL, encoded by the coding sequence ATGGCATGGTCTAGTCCTGCAACAGACAAGAAAAACAAAGACTTGATATTAGCTCAAGTCCGGGACTTCAAGAAAGGCAGACTTGTGGAGCCATTTAGTGATACAAATTCCTGGCTAAAAGCATACGGCGGCGGATCAGTGTCATTTAACAATGGCAAGCTGCAAATCACTTCGACAGGCACATCGATTGCCGCACGCCGAAACGTCCTCTTAAACTTGTCAGGTGCAAAGACCTTGAAGATTAGATTCTATGTAGACAATTTGACTGACATCTACGAGTTCCAGCTCTATTTGGCTCATGATACTGGCTATGCCGAATTTTTGGGCTACACCGTGCGAGGATGGCGGATGGCGCAGGGGTGGAATGAGCATATCATCGACGTCAGCAAGCTGGAGCCCGTTGGAGCCGCAAGCCTTACCCGGGATATCGTCTCTATGCAAATCCGGATTAAGTCCAACGATAACACTACGGCTTCGATCATTTTTGATTCGATCATTCGAGATGAATCGCAGCGCGGTAAGGTAATTTTCATGTTTGACGATGGTTGGTCTTCACAGTACACCGAAGCGTTCAAGTACATGGGAAAATATAATCTACCAGGTGTCATTGCCGTCATTCCGTCGCACGTAGGGTGGTCTGGCTATTGCACGCTACAACAGCTAAAAGAAATGTACGCTTATGGCTGGGACATGGCCAACCATACGATGAACCACACGACGCTCAAAGACCTGAAAGATACTGCGGAAATCGAGAAAGAGGTAACGGACGCTGAAAAATGGCTGAATGCAAACGGATTTCCTCGAGCATCGAATATTTTGGCGTATCCATATGGCGCGTATGACGCAAGGGTGCTGCAAGTGATGCAATCTCGCAGAGCGGGTCGCACTGTCCAAGAGGATACAGCGACCACACCGCCACCGGATAAACGGACGATCAAGATTCGGAATGTTGAGCATACGATTACACCCGCCACACTAAAAGGTCACATTGATGATGCGGCAAAGGTTGGGGGCGTATGTTTGTTCATGTTCCACAAGATCGTTAGTGGTGAAGCCTCGTCCAGTATCGAGTACAACGTAAGCAACTTCCAAGAGGTTGTTGATTACGCATATTCCCGGCGAAATGACATCGATACAGTGACAATGAGCGAATGGCTGGACAGTTGTGGGTTGTAA
- a CDS encoding putative phage tail protein, which translates to MSKANEMLKRLQPHQRNSSTFRVIFEADAKQLDKQEAKIIDLQQQLSVDTATWALDYYEKELGLAANKHKQISERRAAIKSKMRSQGKVSLALLQAILDAYTDGQGTVTYDGSLRFIIRKLDGLKLSDIRAAIEETKPAYIGAEFLLSPEAPTIIIKLRNASFQVDYFVCNTFYPNEIVVNAPTLPVFVVPGMPMFTATE; encoded by the coding sequence ATGTCTAAGGCAAATGAGATGCTGAAGCGCCTACAACCTCATCAACGTAACTCCTCCACATTTCGGGTGATTTTCGAAGCAGACGCTAAACAATTAGACAAGCAGGAAGCCAAGATTATCGATCTACAACAACAGTTGTCGGTAGATACAGCAACCTGGGCACTGGACTATTACGAAAAGGAGCTCGGACTAGCCGCCAATAAACATAAACAAATTTCCGAACGCCGGGCTGCCATCAAGTCGAAAATGCGGAGCCAGGGCAAAGTATCCTTGGCACTCTTGCAAGCGATTCTTGATGCATATACAGATGGTCAAGGAACAGTCACCTATGATGGATCACTTCGGTTTATTATTCGAAAACTGGATGGCCTCAAACTGTCTGATATCCGAGCGGCCATCGAAGAAACAAAGCCAGCTTATATCGGTGCAGAATTCTTGCTCTCTCCAGAAGCTCCGACCATCATTATAAAGTTGCGGAATGCTTCTTTCCAAGTGGACTACTTTGTGTGCAATACTTTTTATCCAAATGAAATTGTGGTGAATGCCCCGACCTTGCCTGTCTTTGTTGTACCAGGAATGCCGATGTTTACAGCCACGGAATAA
- a CDS encoding baseplate J/gp47 family protein, with protein sequence MAFKEEHLAMLLAAVPDKYDKLPGSFIFDALAPVAEKMAKQDDRIEEVEDKLSIDNLSGAELTQRVRERTGQERRAGTRSKGSVTVTGTGTIRIGDLFETPSGTQFRSTESKDITSSGMVMIEALIEGPSGNVPANTITLFPVTLSGFTAVTNPSSTSDGFAEESDTDLRKRYYEHIRTPASSGNKAHFRNWAKEVAGVGDARVIPLWAGNNTVKVVIIDSDRKPASNNIVAAVQKYIDPGANGKGEGAAPIGAFATVASATGVTIEIRVTAVLNPGFSQQQAIDGITSKMTHYLRDAAFVETLVSYAKVGALILDTDAVADYTGLTINGGTSNILIGNTEVAVLGTVSVNV encoded by the coding sequence GTGGCATTCAAAGAAGAACATCTCGCTATGTTATTGGCAGCAGTACCGGACAAATATGACAAACTCCCCGGGAGCTTTATCTTTGATGCACTTGCCCCTGTAGCCGAAAAGATGGCCAAACAAGATGACAGGATTGAGGAAGTCGAAGACAAACTTAGTATCGATAATTTGTCAGGAGCCGAATTGACACAACGGGTTAGGGAAAGGACGGGACAGGAACGTAGGGCGGGCACTCGCTCCAAAGGAAGTGTTACTGTCACAGGGACAGGTACGATCCGGATAGGAGACTTGTTCGAGACACCAAGCGGCACACAGTTTCGATCTACGGAATCAAAGGATATTACAAGTAGCGGGATGGTCATGATTGAAGCATTGATAGAAGGGCCTTCTGGAAATGTACCTGCCAACACCATCACGTTGTTTCCGGTCACATTGTCAGGGTTTACTGCTGTCACAAATCCGAGTTCCACATCAGACGGTTTTGCAGAAGAATCAGACACAGACCTACGGAAAAGGTACTACGAGCACATTCGTACACCTGCATCGAGCGGGAACAAGGCTCATTTTCGCAATTGGGCAAAGGAAGTGGCGGGTGTCGGTGATGCACGAGTCATACCGTTGTGGGCAGGAAATAACACAGTGAAAGTGGTCATTATTGATAGTGACCGAAAACCTGCAAGCAATAATATCGTCGCTGCGGTGCAGAAGTACATCGACCCAGGTGCGAATGGAAAAGGAGAAGGAGCTGCTCCAATAGGAGCGTTTGCTACGGTGGCCAGCGCAACGGGTGTGACAATCGAAATACGAGTCACCGCTGTTTTAAATCCTGGATTCTCACAACAACAGGCTATAGACGGAATCACTTCAAAAATGACCCATTATCTAAGGGATGCTGCTTTTGTCGAGACGTTGGTTAGTTATGCAAAAGTAGGAGCTCTCATATTGGACACAGATGCCGTGGCGGACTATACGGGCCTCACCATCAACGGCGGAACGTCCAATATTCTTATCGGTAACACGGAAGTAGCGGTCTTAGGGACGGTGAGTGTAAATGTCTAA
- a CDS encoding DUF2634 domain-containing protein, with amino-acid sequence MSLPQITQLKLPETHITQQTKPKNVHKTFLWDFDAGDFVLKDGKLIEVTGLEYLKVWIEKTLRTVKNSLIYQGTGYGSEHHVLIGQNFHPDFSKAEYERMIREALLQNDAITRVDGFSFSHEGSRLVIGFEVSSIYGTLEKAVLI; translated from the coding sequence ATGAGTTTACCTCAGATCACTCAACTAAAATTGCCAGAAACTCATATCACCCAGCAGACAAAGCCCAAGAACGTACACAAAACGTTCTTATGGGATTTCGATGCGGGTGATTTTGTTTTAAAAGACGGGAAACTGATCGAGGTAACGGGTCTGGAATACTTGAAGGTCTGGATAGAGAAAACACTTCGAACCGTTAAAAACAGTTTGATCTACCAGGGAACAGGCTACGGCAGCGAGCATCATGTACTGATTGGACAGAACTTCCATCCCGACTTTTCCAAGGCTGAGTATGAGCGAATGATACGAGAGGCGTTGTTACAAAATGATGCCATTACGCGGGTGGATGGCTTTTCGTTTTCGCACGAAGGCTCTCGGTTAGTAATCGGTTTTGAAGTATCAAGCATTTACGGCACGCTAGAAAAGGCGGTGTTGATTTAG
- a CDS encoding DUF2577 domain-containing protein yields MSSIDRLAEMFVKMHNENRNPPSTAPRVGTVVSVTPLKIQYGDSIILERRHLIIGESLMPGYKRTIELTDLLMSGQDEKCPATISFYRNGGSIQERITKLAVPITDNLDSPENKIKATITYTDGLKVGDQVILQPDESLKLWFVKDRVWKEPDE; encoded by the coding sequence GTGAGCAGCATTGATCGACTCGCTGAAATGTTTGTAAAGATGCACAACGAGAACCGTAACCCGCCGAGTACAGCTCCACGGGTCGGGACGGTTGTTTCTGTAACGCCTCTCAAAATTCAATATGGTGACAGCATTATCTTAGAGAGGCGGCACCTGATTATTGGCGAAAGTCTTATGCCCGGCTACAAGCGTACCATCGAATTAACGGACCTGCTGATGTCCGGACAGGATGAGAAGTGCCCAGCAACGATTTCATTTTATCGAAATGGTGGAAGTATACAGGAGCGCATCACAAAGCTGGCTGTCCCTATCACGGACAATCTCGATAGTCCAGAAAATAAGATCAAGGCAACCATCACGTATACCGATGGGCTGAAAGTAGGCGATCAAGTTATTTTGCAGCCAGACGAATCACTGAAACTGTGGTTTGTCAAAGATCGTGTATGGAAGGAGCCGGATGAATGA
- a CDS encoding XkdQ/YqbQ family protein produces the protein MFQVLLIKNDGQKSHDLTPLVGSISWDSNLSLMSAMSFDVNWSDAKYFPVNPCDLGDVVLLLKDGEEINRGVVVKEGRQGRSAITYTVYDYAWYLGKSKSVYQFNKIPASQAITKILSDFGMLIGNVPDMATPIDDIFLEKSPAEIIETIYKLHERRSGKRYNVEMRQGKIYFEEMKDLLIKGTFKLAENIAPVDVMANPLGADRTRSIEEMRNRVKILIERNEKEKSKPKYEIVAMSQDEELIRKYGLLEDVYKIDAEDAAKAREVSRILLKRLARIHETNSIQLLGDVAFKAGRLLDVTEPVTGMQNRFMITSAKHEVRNQIHTMQLDLALPEDVK, from the coding sequence ATGTTTCAAGTTCTACTAATCAAAAACGACGGTCAGAAAAGCCACGACCTCACGCCCTTGGTGGGCAGTATCTCATGGGACTCGAATCTGTCTCTTATGTCCGCGATGAGTTTTGATGTGAACTGGTCGGATGCGAAATACTTCCCCGTCAATCCATGCGATCTTGGAGACGTTGTGTTGCTTCTCAAAGATGGTGAAGAAATAAACCGTGGTGTGGTCGTGAAAGAAGGGAGACAGGGACGTAGCGCGATTACATACACCGTATATGATTATGCCTGGTATCTTGGTAAGTCAAAGAGCGTGTATCAATTTAACAAAATCCCAGCATCACAAGCCATTACGAAGATTCTCAGTGATTTCGGTATGCTAATCGGCAATGTTCCGGACATGGCCACTCCAATCGACGACATTTTCTTGGAGAAAAGCCCAGCCGAAATTATTGAGACGATTTACAAGCTGCATGAACGACGGAGCGGTAAACGCTACAACGTCGAGATGCGGCAAGGAAAAATCTATTTCGAGGAAATGAAAGATTTGCTCATCAAAGGCACCTTCAAGCTGGCTGAGAACATCGCACCTGTGGACGTCATGGCAAACCCATTAGGTGCGGATCGCACGAGATCCATTGAGGAAATGCGAAACCGCGTGAAAATCCTTATCGAGCGAAACGAGAAAGAAAAGTCAAAGCCCAAGTATGAGATCGTGGCGATGTCCCAGGACGAGGAACTGATACGAAAATACGGTTTGCTAGAAGACGTGTATAAGATCGATGCAGAGGACGCGGCAAAGGCTCGGGAAGTCTCTCGAATTCTGTTGAAGCGCCTGGCACGAATCCATGAGACAAACAGTATCCAGCTATTGGGTGACGTTGCTTTTAAAGCAGGCCGTCTGCTCGATGTAACGGAGCCAGTCACTGGTATGCAAAATCGATTTATGATTACCAGCGCCAAGCATGAAGTAAGGAATCAAATTCATACGATGCAACTGGATTTGGCTTTACCCGAGGACGTTAAATAG
- a CDS encoding tape measure protein, whose protein sequence is MERQGKQTWDSIKSGAKNAATVVGMATAAMGTAAIGLGIKANAGAETAEKSFDILLGSAAAAKNMVLDLKKLAAISPFNFAGLQDAAKIMLGMGFAGEGLIPIMYTLGDAVAATGGTVDEFKGIALAIGQIQSKGKVSAEEINQLAERGVPAWRILAQEMGKSTAEVMKMSERGELFAEKAIPLLFKGLQGRFKGSMQEMSSTFTYTLENIKETGTQMLADLTKPLFLSIREDLYGIQALMEKGTEAKWADEFSGRLLKVYEGTKKIAKNVVDFSSYVIDNWSKIEPIVFGVASAYGALHIAMGVLTIKQLALNAAMYANPIGLIILGVGVLVGYSIWLWNKWDELGEKGKWLAAVLGGPFGVLIGISKEVVNNWDVIKETLSSTWDYIVIRTEEGTNVVIGTANYLINGFNFAFEAIKYGAAVMWNGLVTLTENGVRDMLIPLNAMREMAGMEAIAVNFGAVKSSAAAPTMGDTEYFSPVKFAVERTKRDKNFTGMQDDIASARKEQLDKRKASSEKMERALMANTNALANNTKATDKNTKATLRDNLSPIDLADSLLGRIERHMWST, encoded by the coding sequence TTGGAACGACAGGGTAAGCAGACGTGGGATTCGATTAAATCAGGCGCAAAAAATGCGGCTACCGTAGTTGGAATGGCAACAGCGGCTATGGGTACAGCGGCTATCGGATTAGGGATCAAGGCAAATGCAGGAGCAGAAACCGCGGAGAAATCTTTTGATATCCTCCTCGGATCAGCAGCAGCAGCAAAAAATATGGTTCTTGATTTGAAGAAGCTCGCAGCAATATCACCGTTTAACTTTGCCGGGCTCCAGGACGCCGCCAAAATCATGCTAGGCATGGGGTTTGCAGGCGAGGGATTAATCCCCATTATGTATACGCTGGGTGATGCAGTAGCCGCAACAGGAGGTACGGTTGACGAATTCAAGGGGATCGCCTTAGCTATTGGTCAAATCCAATCAAAAGGCAAGGTAAGTGCGGAAGAGATAAACCAATTGGCCGAACGCGGTGTACCAGCCTGGCGCATATTAGCACAAGAGATGGGCAAATCGACTGCTGAGGTCATGAAGATGAGCGAGAGAGGAGAATTGTTTGCGGAAAAGGCAATTCCCCTCTTGTTCAAGGGCTTACAAGGACGATTCAAGGGCTCCATGCAGGAAATGTCAAGCACCTTCACCTATACACTGGAGAACATCAAGGAAACAGGTACACAGATGCTAGCAGACCTGACCAAGCCTTTGTTCCTTTCAATTAGGGAAGATTTGTATGGCATCCAAGCACTCATGGAAAAAGGCACTGAGGCCAAATGGGCGGACGAGTTCTCTGGAAGGTTATTGAAGGTCTACGAGGGTACGAAAAAGATAGCCAAGAACGTGGTGGATTTCTCGTCCTATGTGATTGATAACTGGTCAAAGATCGAACCAATTGTATTCGGTGTTGCATCCGCCTATGGTGCGCTCCATATCGCGATGGGCGTCCTGACCATAAAACAACTAGCTTTAAATGCAGCCATGTACGCCAACCCTATAGGGCTCATCATATTGGGTGTGGGTGTACTGGTCGGGTATTCAATTTGGCTGTGGAACAAGTGGGATGAACTTGGAGAAAAAGGGAAATGGCTGGCGGCTGTACTTGGCGGTCCTTTTGGGGTCTTAATAGGCATATCCAAAGAAGTAGTGAATAACTGGGACGTTATCAAGGAAACTTTGTCATCAACTTGGGATTACATTGTGATTAGAACTGAGGAAGGCACAAACGTTGTGATAGGCACGGCGAACTACTTGATTAACGGATTTAACTTCGCATTCGAGGCGATCAAGTATGGAGCTGCTGTCATGTGGAATGGTCTAGTGACACTGACAGAAAATGGCGTAAGGGATATGCTTATCCCCTTGAATGCAATGCGAGAAATGGCAGGCATGGAAGCCATAGCTGTCAACTTCGGTGCGGTAAAATCATCTGCCGCAGCTCCAACTATGGGCGATACAGAGTATTTCTCGCCAGTTAAGTTCGCAGTAGAGAGGACAAAGCGAGACAAAAACTTTACAGGTATGCAAGACGACATAGCCAGCGCTCGGAAGGAACAACTGGACAAGCGCAAAGCGAGTAGCGAAAAAATGGAACGCGCATTGATGGCCAACACGAATGCGCTTGCTAATAACACCAAGGCAACAGACAAGAATACAAAGGCGACGTTACGCGATAATTTAAGTCCGATAGATTTAGCAGACAGCTTGCTGGGACGAATTGAGCGTCATATGTGGAGCACATAG
- a CDS encoding phage tail assembly chaperone: MGKTLTVKDLLSRKDQIKNRQLKTLKLFVDSLDGEIIIQEPPREIAVETLAMAQDDTMKADQFAAYHCVITPNLKDPDLQKEYGCVEPTDIVEMLFRAGEIAAISGHALKLSGFAGSVRMVDDEIKN, translated from the coding sequence ATGGGAAAAACACTTACTGTAAAAGATTTACTTTCGCGCAAAGACCAGATTAAAAACCGCCAGTTAAAAACACTCAAACTTTTTGTCGATTCGCTCGATGGGGAAATTATTATTCAAGAACCACCTAGAGAGATTGCCGTTGAAACGCTTGCGATGGCTCAAGATGACACGATGAAAGCCGATCAGTTTGCAGCGTACCATTGTGTTATCACACCCAATCTAAAAGACCCCGATTTACAGAAGGAGTACGGTTGTGTTGAGCCGACAGATATTGTTGAAATGCTTTTCCGCGCAGGTGAGATTGCAGCTATTAGCGGACATGCTCTAAAACTGTCTGGATTCGCAGGAAGCGTGCGAATGGTGGACGATGAAATAAAAAACTAA
- a CDS encoding phage tail tube protein: MKRPDASRVINGTYGRIWVDGELWMEVDEFEAKITIAYEELNFANEPGTFQKGLGWSGEGTMKIKKIYSRVQRKMAANVRKGIYPRSSIVGKVADPEAHGAERVALYDTTFSEFMLLKFAQKTVGSEDIPFRFSDYEMLDMIPG; this comes from the coding sequence ATGAAGAGGCCAGATGCAAGTCGTGTCATTAACGGAACATATGGACGTATATGGGTGGACGGCGAATTGTGGATGGAAGTAGACGAGTTTGAGGCAAAAATAACCATCGCATACGAAGAGCTCAATTTTGCGAATGAGCCTGGCACCTTTCAGAAAGGTCTTGGCTGGTCCGGGGAAGGCACTATGAAGATTAAGAAAATCTATTCTCGTGTACAACGGAAAATGGCGGCAAATGTGAGAAAAGGCATCTACCCGAGGTCTAGCATAGTAGGTAAAGTCGCTGATCCAGAAGCACACGGGGCTGAACGTGTTGCGCTATATGACACAACCTTTTCAGAGTTCATGCTGCTGAAATTTGCACAAAAAACAGTTGGCTCCGAAGACATCCCGTTTAGATTTAGCGATTATGAAATGTTAGATATGATTCCAGGTTAA